From the genome of Pedobacter sp. MC2016-14, one region includes:
- a CDS encoding AAA domain-containing protein, with amino-acid sequence MEYFKKLLDLLKIEREEDLDAYRKLTAASSATQRRTNGLSWYPIAIRGTEMSRGDYITVEIERTTHHELSHQFRFGSSAALFSNHEPGKDRIEGTINYIGGNRIKITLRTEELPDWARDGKLGLDLLFDNNSYDEMQNALKTASGIDDTDGTAEARLASVLTGKSKPGFKPKVHDLYKVSTSLNNKQQEAVEKILSANELAIVHGPPGTGKTTTLVQAIKALIAQNHKQILVVAPSNTAVDLLSEKLANEQLNVVRVGNPARVSEGLLSLTLDRRMAEHEGNKDIKNLKKMAAEYKNMAHKYKRNFGKAEKEQRKALFNEAHKIRKEVDKIEEYIIGNVIEKAQVITATLVGANHYTIRNLKFDTVVIDEAGQALEPACWIPILKAEKLVLAGDHCQLPPTIKSVEAARKGLSSTLLEKCVNLHPEAVVLLQEQYRMNELIMGYPSNVFYQGQLRANANVATGRLLNNEQALEFVDTAGCSFDEKLEGTSSTNPEEALFLKKHLEQLISNLDTHYTEDTFPTIGVIFPYQQQVILFREVFEGSEILPKYRTKITINSIDGFQGQERDIIYIGLTRSNPEGNIGFLTDIRRMNVAMTRARKKLVVIGDSATISRNEFYADFIAYSDKNEAYKSAWEFL; translated from the coding sequence ATGGAGTATTTTAAGAAATTGCTTGACCTGTTAAAAATTGAACGGGAAGAAGACCTCGATGCGTATCGTAAATTAACTGCCGCATCTTCTGCTACACAAAGAAGGACGAATGGCTTATCATGGTACCCCATTGCAATTAGAGGGACTGAAATGAGCCGGGGTGATTACATAACTGTAGAAATAGAGCGCACAACCCATCATGAACTTTCGCACCAGTTTAGGTTTGGGTCTTCTGCTGCTTTGTTCTCCAATCACGAGCCTGGAAAAGACCGCATTGAGGGAACGATAAACTATATAGGTGGAAACCGGATTAAAATTACATTACGTACGGAAGAATTACCGGACTGGGCAAGAGATGGTAAATTGGGCTTAGACCTGCTGTTTGACAACAACAGCTATGACGAAATGCAAAATGCGTTAAAAACGGCTTCAGGTATTGACGATACTGATGGTACTGCTGAAGCCCGGCTAGCAAGTGTATTGACTGGTAAGTCAAAGCCGGGATTTAAGCCTAAAGTGCATGATCTTTATAAGGTCTCAACATCCCTGAATAATAAACAGCAGGAGGCGGTAGAAAAAATTCTTTCGGCAAACGAACTGGCCATTGTACATGGTCCGCCGGGCACAGGAAAAACTACTACCCTGGTACAAGCCATTAAGGCCTTGATTGCACAGAACCACAAGCAAATATTAGTGGTAGCGCCTAGTAACACGGCGGTAGATTTATTAAGTGAAAAATTAGCCAACGAACAATTAAATGTAGTACGGGTTGGGAACCCTGCAAGGGTATCTGAAGGGTTACTTTCTTTAACACTTGACCGCAGGATGGCTGAACATGAGGGCAATAAAGACATTAAAAACCTTAAAAAGATGGCCGCCGAATATAAAAACATGGCACATAAGTACAAGCGTAACTTTGGCAAAGCGGAGAAGGAACAGAGAAAGGCACTTTTTAATGAAGCACATAAAATAAGGAAAGAGGTTGATAAAATAGAAGAATACATAATTGGAAATGTGATTGAAAAAGCCCAGGTAATTACGGCCACACTTGTAGGTGCCAATCATTATACCATAAGAAACTTAAAATTTGATACGGTAGTGATTGACGAGGCGGGCCAGGCGCTGGAACCAGCCTGTTGGATTCCAATTCTTAAGGCCGAAAAATTAGTACTTGCCGGAGATCATTGTCAGCTACCTCCCACCATTAAATCCGTTGAAGCCGCAAGAAAAGGATTGAGCAGCACGTTGCTGGAAAAATGTGTTAACCTGCATCCTGAAGCGGTGGTACTGTTGCAAGAACAATACCGTATGAACGAACTGATCATGGGCTACCCATCAAACGTATTTTATCAGGGACAGCTTAGGGCTAACGCCAATGTTGCAACAGGGAGGCTATTGAATAATGAGCAAGCCCTGGAATTTGTAGATACCGCAGGTTGCAGTTTTGATGAAAAGTTAGAAGGGACCAGTAGCACCAACCCAGAGGAAGCCTTGTTTTTAAAAAAACACCTGGAACAATTGATTAGTAATTTGGACACTCATTATACTGAAGATACATTTCCGACTATAGGTGTTATATTTCCTTATCAACAACAGGTGATCTTGTTTAGAGAAGTGTTTGAAGGCTCCGAAATATTGCCTAAATATCGTACTAAAATCACCATTAATAGCATTGACGGCTTTCAGGGACAGGAAAGAGACATCATTTATATTGGTTTAACACGGAGTAATCCGGAAGGTAACATTGGTTTCCTGACGGATATAAGACGGATGAATGTTGCTATGACCAGGGCAAGAAAAAAGCTGGTGGTAATAGGTGATAGTGCCACAATTTCCAGAAATGAATTTTATGCCGATTTTATAGCGTATTCTGATAAAAATGAGGCTTACAAGAGTGCCTGGGAATTTCTGTAA
- a CDS encoding HAD family phosphatase — MPKLKAVLFDLDGTLIDSEHFHYECWVDILKEFNAEMTYEDWTTNYAGIPLPSNCENLKERFNMDISLDELIAWRTRLSKEGFANRDISLMPFALDVIQYYKAQGLRLAVVTASPRVDVELIFNRNGLAHYFEFMVTSTDVTQTKPDPECYNLACTKLGIAKDECIVFEDTVNGMRAVKAAGLTCLVVQHDETQHEKFVNADRIFLDMELAKQYATATYLS, encoded by the coding sequence ATGCCGAAACTTAAAGCCGTATTGTTTGATCTGGACGGAACCCTTATCGACTCTGAACATTTTCATTATGAATGCTGGGTAGATATTTTGAAAGAATTTAATGCTGAAATGACCTACGAAGACTGGACCACTAACTATGCAGGTATACCTTTGCCCTCCAACTGCGAAAACCTGAAAGAAAGGTTTAATATGGATATTTCACTGGATGAACTAATTGCCTGGCGTACCAGGTTGAGCAAAGAGGGCTTTGCAAATCGCGACATCAGTCTGATGCCCTTTGCGCTCGATGTGATTCAGTACTACAAAGCCCAGGGTTTACGTTTGGCTGTTGTTACCGCTAGTCCCAGAGTAGATGTGGAATTGATATTTAATAGAAATGGCCTTGCGCATTACTTTGAGTTTATGGTAACCAGTACAGATGTTACCCAGACTAAGCCGGATCCTGAATGCTATAATTTGGCCTGCACAAAACTTGGAATTGCAAAAGATGAATGTATTGTTTTTGAAGATACCGTGAATGGAATGCGCGCTGTAAAAGCTGCAGGACTAACATGTCTGGTTGTGCAGCACGATGAAACACAACACGAAAAGTTTGTCAATGCAGACCGCATATTTTTGGATATGGAGCTAGCTAAGCAATATGCCACAGCTACATACTTAAGTTAA
- a CDS encoding secondary thiamine-phosphate synthase enzyme YjbQ — protein MFFQQIITLQRKRGFHLITDEITSAMPQLKDFNKGMCQVFIQHTSASLTINENADHTVRKDFEMYFSKTVPENDPDYEHDYEGSDDMPAHLKAALLGSSVLIPIHNGRLALGTWQGIYFCEHRNYGGHRNMIITIWGE, from the coding sequence ATGTTTTTCCAGCAAATTATCACCTTACAGCGGAAACGCGGTTTCCATTTAATCACAGACGAAATTACCAGTGCCATGCCCCAGTTAAAGGATTTTAATAAGGGCATGTGCCAGGTATTTATTCAGCATACCTCTGCTTCACTTACGATTAATGAAAATGCAGACCATACGGTGCGGAAGGATTTTGAAATGTATTTCAGCAAAACAGTTCCAGAGAACGATCCCGATTACGAGCACGATTACGAGGGATCTGACGATATGCCAGCGCATTTAAAGGCGGCACTACTGGGAAGTTCTGTATTGATTCCAATACACAATGGCCGACTGGCTTTAGGTACATGGCAGGGCATATATTTCTGTGAGCACCGAAATTACGGAGGTCACAGAAATATGATCATTACCATTTGGGGCGAATAA
- a CDS encoding fatty acid desaturase, giving the protein MTFLDVVLDPPAYGWMDEKGELVKPTNKQIWKEFFSRLNVFKDKKNWLPFFSWFKVALSVPFLAMFLFYYFNWYLLGAAFVYSMIIMGTHGTIWHHRYCTHGAYKFRNKFWRFFTQNLTISMIPEEIYVVSHHVHHAKSDQPGDPYNAQGGFLYCFLADVNHQPIAKDLSEEDYRRAARLMKHTGVPVNTYQQYQKWGSLVHPARAIIETILNWGFWYFIFYLIGGHGLSCTLIGAAGVWAVGVRTYNYEGHGKGKDMRRDHCDFNRDDMSINQLWPGFVAGEWHNNHHLFPKSARTGFLPYQIDLAYYYIFLMHKLGPVKAYRCSKKDFYERHINNRT; this is encoded by the coding sequence ATGACATTTTTGGACGTTGTTTTAGATCCACCAGCATACGGGTGGATGGACGAAAAGGGGGAATTGGTTAAACCAACTAACAAGCAGATCTGGAAGGAATTCTTTAGTCGTCTCAACGTCTTTAAAGACAAAAAGAATTGGCTTCCTTTTTTTAGCTGGTTTAAAGTAGCGCTCTCCGTGCCTTTTCTTGCTATGTTTTTATTTTATTATTTTAATTGGTACTTACTGGGGGCCGCTTTTGTTTACAGCATGATTATTATGGGCACACATGGTACCATTTGGCATCATCGCTATTGTACACATGGTGCTTACAAATTCAGGAATAAGTTTTGGCGCTTTTTTACGCAAAACCTTACCATTTCCATGATTCCAGAAGAAATTTATGTGGTTTCACACCATGTACATCATGCTAAATCAGATCAGCCCGGCGATCCGTATAATGCGCAGGGCGGCTTTTTATATTGTTTTCTGGCCGATGTAAACCATCAGCCGATTGCGAAAGATCTGAGCGAAGAAGATTACAGGCGGGCAGCACGCTTAATGAAGCATACCGGGGTTCCTGTAAATACTTATCAGCAATACCAAAAATGGGGCTCATTGGTACATCCTGCAAGGGCAATCATTGAAACCATATTAAACTGGGGCTTTTGGTACTTTATTTTCTACCTGATTGGTGGCCATGGCTTATCCTGTACGCTAATTGGTGCAGCCGGAGTTTGGGCAGTAGGGGTAAGAACATATAATTATGAAGGACATGGTAAAGGAAAAGATATGCGGCGTGACCACTGTGATTTTAACAGGGATGATATGTCTATCAACCAACTTTGGCCAGGCTTTGTTGCTGGCGAGTGGCATAACAATCATCATTTGTTTCCAAAAAGCGCACGCACTGGCTTTTTACCCTACCAAATAGATCTTGCCTATTATTACATCTTTTTGATGCATAAACTAGGTCCGGTAAAGGCTTATCGATGTTCAAAAAAGGATTTTTACGAGCGACATATAAATAATCGGACTTAA
- a CDS encoding HRDC domain-containing protein: MTLDADNQLIFDFIQHTNQPIFLTGKAGTGKTTFLHYIKKNVAKAHAIVAPTAVAAINAGGVTLHSFFQIPFGPLIPGSFFKSADTGERVNFSNDKIKLLQCLELLIIDEISMVRADVLDYIDVVLRKVKASARPFGGVQVLMIGDLYQLPPVANQDWHLLQRYYNSPYFFDSIVFKSFQVITFELTKVYRQSDPTFVAILNGIRNDQLEEHLLHKLNERCEPEETTGWKEDYITLTTHNKLVAELNQQQLHAIDSPLHTFAAVITGDFPKDGYPTEENLQLKVGAQVMFSKNDSSGKKLYYNGRTAKIKAIDNDHLQVQFLDDQTILDIVPEVWQNVKYNLDHNEQTITETNAGSFTQYPVKLAWSITIHKSQGLTFDKAIVDISSAFAHGQAYVALSRCRSLEGLILKAPLKQENIITDLRVINFMKSANLVIRGQQALHDAKALYNRGIVDDLMDFTVIAKDWALLGKLLLKDPAAQDIMSEKYKIIHQSLYTELINIADKFVKTEIDKLADPVHVLNNPAFVMRLEKAGSYFIPKVEKTIQQLEELFLVPWNPSMASEVVTNLMNDLILSLLTKATVFRQNWQSFKIEDCIAAVHSVQVDYLPMQKGSRKVEAEKEKEIENPKLYESLMQWRTEISKKRDVPDHTVLSEKVLKVIAAKLPKSTEELSAISGVGRGNAVDYGPQIIKLVNNFRGVTELF, translated from the coding sequence ATGACTTTAGACGCCGATAACCAGCTTATTTTTGATTTTATACAACATACAAATCAACCCATATTTTTAACGGGAAAAGCTGGTACAGGTAAAACCACATTCTTGCATTACATCAAAAAAAATGTCGCTAAGGCACATGCAATTGTAGCGCCTACCGCTGTAGCTGCTATTAATGCAGGTGGGGTAACCCTGCACTCCTTTTTTCAAATTCCATTTGGCCCGCTAATTCCCGGATCATTCTTTAAATCTGCAGATACAGGAGAGCGGGTTAATTTTAGCAACGATAAAATCAAACTGCTGCAATGTCTGGAGCTGCTGATTATAGATGAAATTAGTATGGTTAGGGCAGATGTATTGGATTATATAGATGTCGTCCTTCGTAAAGTAAAAGCCTCGGCGAGGCCATTTGGTGGTGTGCAGGTTTTAATGATTGGAGATTTATATCAGCTTCCCCCCGTAGCCAATCAGGATTGGCACCTGCTGCAGCGGTATTATAATAGCCCGTATTTTTTTGATAGTATTGTATTTAAATCCTTTCAGGTAATTACTTTTGAACTCACAAAGGTCTACAGGCAGTCTGATCCCACATTTGTTGCCATCTTAAATGGAATCAGAAATGATCAGCTGGAAGAACACCTGCTGCATAAATTAAATGAACGCTGCGAGCCAGAAGAAACAACAGGCTGGAAGGAAGACTATATTACCCTTACCACTCACAATAAACTTGTTGCCGAATTAAATCAGCAACAACTCCATGCTATAGATAGCCCGCTGCATACTTTTGCAGCTGTGATTACAGGAGACTTCCCAAAAGATGGTTATCCTACAGAAGAAAACCTGCAGCTAAAAGTTGGGGCCCAGGTTATGTTTAGTAAAAATGATTCTTCAGGTAAAAAACTCTATTACAACGGGCGGACGGCTAAAATTAAAGCCATTGATAATGACCATTTACAGGTGCAATTTTTAGATGATCAAACCATACTGGATATTGTGCCAGAGGTATGGCAAAATGTAAAATACAACCTGGATCACAACGAGCAAACCATAACAGAAACAAATGCAGGCTCCTTTACCCAATACCCGGTTAAACTTGCCTGGTCTATCACCATACATAAAAGTCAGGGTTTAACATTTGATAAAGCTATTGTAGATATCAGCTCGGCATTTGCGCATGGGCAAGCTTATGTAGCGCTAAGTCGTTGTAGAAGTTTGGAAGGCTTAATTTTAAAGGCCCCGCTAAAGCAGGAAAATATCATTACCGATCTAAGGGTGATTAATTTTATGAAATCTGCAAATTTGGTCATTCGTGGGCAACAGGCGCTTCATGATGCTAAGGCTTTGTATAATAGAGGTATTGTAGATGACCTGATGGATTTTACTGTTATTGCAAAAGACTGGGCATTGCTTGGAAAACTACTGCTTAAGGACCCCGCTGCACAGGATATCATGTCTGAAAAGTATAAAATAATCCATCAATCGCTATATACGGAACTGATTAACATTGCAGACAAATTTGTAAAGACCGAAATTGACAAATTAGCAGACCCGGTGCACGTACTAAATAATCCAGCTTTCGTTATGCGTTTAGAAAAGGCGGGATCTTATTTTATTCCTAAAGTTGAAAAGACTATTCAACAGCTGGAGGAACTTTTTTTAGTACCCTGGAACCCCAGCATGGCCTCAGAAGTGGTAACTAATTTGATGAACGACCTCATCTTATCCTTACTTACAAAAGCCACAGTATTTAGGCAAAACTGGCAAAGTTTTAAGATTGAAGACTGTATTGCTGCAGTGCACAGCGTTCAGGTAGATTACCTGCCGATGCAAAAAGGCAGTAGAAAAGTAGAAGCTGAGAAAGAGAAAGAAATTGAAAATCCAAAGCTGTACGAAAGTTTGATGCAGTGGAGGACTGAAATCAGCAAAAAGCGTGATGTACCAGATCATACTGTACTTTCAGAAAAAGTGCTTAAAGTAATTGCTGCGAAACTACCAAAGTCAACAGAGGAACTGTCTGCTATATCTGGCGTAGGAAGAGGGAATGCAGTTGATTATGGACCGCAAATTATAAAGCTTGTCAATAATTTTCGTGGTGTTACTGAACTTTTTTAA
- a CDS encoding RNA polymerase sigma factor, with translation MTSTDFNYQLNNHQTALKSFAYKFTKDQDDANDLVQDTLLKAINYATQFKDGTNFKGWLYTIMRNTFINNYRRSARSQALITVNEEIPSAQLHYSATVNSGDGKFMMQDIYKALDKLQPEYSTPFLKYFEGYKYHEIADMLNIPIGTVKTRIHLARQILKNNLKMYVNNFSKVN, from the coding sequence ATGACAAGTACAGATTTCAACTACCAGCTAAACAATCATCAGACTGCCCTAAAATCTTTTGCTTACAAATTCACAAAAGATCAGGATGACGCAAATGACCTGGTACAGGATACGCTTTTAAAAGCGATCAATTATGCTACTCAATTTAAAGATGGTACAAATTTTAAGGGTTGGCTATATACAATAATGAGAAATACTTTCATTAATAATTACCGCAGGTCTGCCCGCTCTCAGGCACTGATAACGGTAAATGAAGAAATCCCATCTGCTCAATTACATTATAGTGCTACTGTAAATAGTGGTGACGGTAAGTTTATGATGCAAGACATTTATAAAGCATTGGACAAATTACAACCTGAATATTCTACTCCTTTTTTAAAATATTTTGAAGGATATAAATACCACGAAATTGCTGATATGTTAAACATCCCCATTGGTACTGTTAAAACCCGGATCCATTTAGCCAGACAGATTTTAAAAAACAACTTGAAAATGTATGTAAATAACTTTTCAAAAGTAAACTAA
- a CDS encoding peptidylprolyl isomerase translates to MKKLFLVLLITLSVYNIKAQSFFVRLVTAQGNITLKLYDETPNHRDMFVEAIKKGIYKDAQFNRVIKSFVSQGGELDDSILKKEKLHPELGAKRLPAEIVPALFHKKGAFGAGRDDNPEKASYFNQIYLVQGKIQTDEQLDLIAKKKSTSFSDAQRNIYKTIGGVPYLDGDYTIFGEIVEGMEVAEAINAVATDKNDLPLKPVVFKAILLGKKEALLLQKKIKM, encoded by the coding sequence ATGAAAAAGCTGTTCCTCGTCCTGCTGATTACACTATCTGTCTATAATATTAAAGCTCAATCGTTTTTTGTACGTTTGGTTACTGCGCAGGGAAATATTACTTTAAAGTTGTATGATGAAACGCCTAATCATAGAGATATGTTTGTGGAGGCCATCAAAAAGGGTATTTATAAAGATGCTCAGTTTAACCGGGTAATTAAATCTTTTGTAAGTCAGGGTGGCGAACTGGATGACTCAATCCTAAAAAAAGAAAAGTTACATCCAGAATTAGGTGCTAAGCGTTTACCTGCCGAGATTGTCCCTGCACTATTCCATAAAAAGGGTGCCTTTGGTGCTGGCAGAGATGACAACCCGGAGAAAGCTTCTTACTTCAACCAAATTTACCTGGTGCAGGGAAAAATTCAAACAGATGAACAACTGGATTTGATTGCCAAAAAAAAGAGCACCAGTTTTTCTGATGCTCAACGTAACATATATAAAACCATTGGTGGTGTCCCCTACCTTGATGGTGATTACACCATTTTTGGAGAAATTGTGGAAGGGATGGAAGTAGCAGAAGCTATCAACGCTGTTGCCACAGACAAAAATGATCTTCCCCTGAAGCCTGTTGTTTTTAAAGCCATACTTCTTGGTAAAAAAGAAGCACTCTTGCTACAGAAGAAGATCAAAATGTAA
- a CDS encoding helix-turn-helix domain-containing protein, with translation MDNHEEFIEIQSVLDVFEMIGGKWKFPIIYSLCHGKKRFKELETNLKHISPKALSNALKDLEINGIVSREVFPTVPVTVEYTLTQYGKDLKPVLLAIQNWGKSHREKVLSS, from the coding sequence ATGGATAATCACGAAGAATTTATTGAAATACAGTCGGTCTTGGATGTCTTTGAGATGATAGGTGGGAAATGGAAATTTCCGATTATTTACAGTTTATGCCATGGCAAAAAACGCTTTAAGGAATTGGAGACAAACCTTAAGCATATATCGCCAAAAGCGTTATCAAACGCGCTCAAGGATTTGGAAATTAATGGGATTGTTTCCAGGGAGGTATTCCCAACCGTTCCAGTAACGGTAGAGTATACGCTTACCCAATATGGGAAGGATTTAAAGCCAGTCCTTTTGGCAATTCAAAATTGGGGTAAAAGCCATAGGGAAAAAGTATTGTCTTCATAA
- a CDS encoding TonB-dependent receptor: MENIHNTYIGTKQKALAINLDPAIYGSFAEIGAGQDVAANFFKAGAAAGTIAKTMSAYDMAFSDAIYGVQQVKRYVSEQRLMSMLGHEYDLLIERLAEKRGDSSTFFAFADTFSSLNYLKTNEGHGWMGVRYQHEPNGPFHDVVLHVKLLDNDPGLQHAAVGTLGVNLVYACFKYHKSPSIFLLSLIDDLSRDRIQIDMIRFEGPGFSHVDNRLMSLHLVKYNLTDAAVFGPDGKNLQPSEILYKKHIMIVRGRFRPLINVHMDMLTTGLERFREEPDVDNEKVIVITELTLQSLKERGADDSAEINEKDFLDRVDILCSMGQTVLISNFHEYYKLVAYLSKITSLKMGVVLGYPNLGFIFNEEHYKYLKGGILEAFATLFSRKVKLFIYPTLEDGVVFNSKTFAPPPHLIDLFEYLIANDKIEDIQNYNVNNLQVQTDNVLELVKANAAGWEGYVPEQVAIIIKERSLFGFPG, translated from the coding sequence ATGGAGAACATTCACAACACCTATATCGGAACAAAACAAAAAGCACTGGCAATAAATCTGGATCCTGCTATCTACGGATCGTTTGCCGAAATTGGAGCAGGACAAGACGTAGCGGCGAATTTTTTTAAAGCAGGAGCTGCCGCGGGAACCATCGCTAAAACAATGTCTGCTTACGATATGGCCTTTTCTGATGCCATCTATGGTGTTCAACAGGTTAAACGGTACGTTAGTGAACAACGATTAATGTCAATGTTGGGCCATGAATATGATCTCTTGATAGAGCGATTAGCAGAGAAAAGGGGAGATAGCTCTACTTTTTTTGCTTTCGCGGATACCTTTTCTTCACTCAATTACTTAAAAACGAATGAAGGACACGGCTGGATGGGGGTTCGTTACCAGCATGAACCTAACGGCCCATTTCATGATGTGGTACTGCATGTCAAGTTACTGGACAATGATCCGGGCTTACAACATGCTGCCGTTGGTACGCTAGGCGTTAACCTGGTTTATGCTTGTTTTAAGTATCATAAATCTCCTTCAATATTTTTATTGTCATTAATAGATGACTTGAGCAGGGACCGGATCCAGATTGATATGATCCGTTTTGAAGGCCCCGGATTTAGTCATGTAGATAATCGCCTGATGAGTCTGCATCTTGTAAAATATAACCTTACTGATGCCGCAGTATTCGGTCCGGATGGAAAAAACCTGCAACCCTCAGAAATTCTGTATAAAAAGCATATTATGATTGTTCGCGGCCGTTTCAGGCCCCTAATTAATGTACATATGGATATGCTGACCACTGGATTGGAGCGGTTTAGAGAAGAACCCGATGTAGACAATGAAAAGGTAATCGTGATTACTGAATTGACACTTCAATCGCTAAAAGAAAGAGGGGCAGATGATAGTGCCGAAATCAATGAAAAGGATTTTCTTGATAGGGTAGATATTCTTTGTTCTATGGGGCAAACAGTATTGATCTCCAACTTTCATGAGTACTACAAACTTGTTGCTTATTTGTCTAAAATAACTTCTTTAAAAATGGGCGTGGTATTAGGATATCCAAACCTTGGCTTCATTTTCAATGAAGAGCATTATAAATACCTTAAAGGTGGTATTTTAGAAGCTTTTGCAACACTGTTCAGCAGAAAAGTTAAACTATTTATATACCCAACATTAGAGGATGGTGTAGTCTTTAATTCCAAAACATTCGCACCACCACCGCATTTGATAGATTTGTTTGAATACCTCATTGCTAACGATAAAATAGAAGACATTCAAAATTATAACGTAAATAATTTACAGGTCCAAACGGATAACGTACTGGAGCTGGTTAAAGCGAATGCAGCAGGCTGGGAGGGATACGTTCCTGAGCAGGTGGCCATCATTATTAAAGAAAGATCCCTGTTCGGATTTCCAGGCTAA
- a CDS encoding lipocalin family protein, with the protein MMKNYAMALVLLLTTLAFTGCKKEKDEKLIVGKWKLEKEISKYYENGVLIDEDVDTDDGGTAEIFDNGRMKDGDNNEYTYVLNGKTFTITLVKDPREVETFEITTLTKESLVIYNEDSYTRSNQNGTGTIQVKETTEQHFIKQ; encoded by the coding sequence ATGATGAAAAATTACGCAATGGCCTTAGTGCTACTCTTAACGACTCTTGCATTTACAGGCTGTAAGAAGGAAAAAGATGAAAAATTAATAGTAGGTAAATGGAAATTGGAGAAGGAGATTAGTAAATATTATGAAAATGGAGTACTTATTGATGAAGATGTGGATACTGATGATGGTGGTACTGCTGAGATATTCGATAATGGCCGAATGAAAGACGGCGATAATAATGAGTATACCTATGTGCTTAATGGCAAAACATTCACCATTACATTAGTTAAGGATCCTAGAGAAGTGGAGACTTTTGAGATCACAACCCTTACCAAAGAAAGTCTTGTGATTTATAATGAAGACAGCTATACCAGATCAAATCAAAATGGTACAGGTACCATTCAGGTTAAAGAGACTACTGAACAACATTTTATAAAACAATAA
- a CDS encoding TlpA disulfide reductase family protein: MKSYHIILLTLLWTGAYAQEKGKPTFSVSGKILNAANVQLYLAEEKTVPGLMYKDSTFTDGAGHFSFSGTLVEPRLFNLRIKGKNRAAEIVKLFVGPNVTMALSGNADSLWRAKINGSREQELFESFASLYNKELSDFTSKAYKPYFAAKERKDSVAMLREGGIADRKVVDKFSDLVVAFVREHPSNAMSLELIEMVLKYNRIATADSLMRMVEKTPAGGYAMGKKIRENLNVLLRLKTGSMAPDFSQPDASGQSVNLMSLRGKYVLVDFWASWCAPCRAENPHLLKAYNKYKDDNFTVLSVSLDKDKRLWLKAVKEDQLPWIQLSDLKGFDNSAGKLYGITSVPSSFLIDPSGRIIALNLRGKALEEALEQEFNKKRK; this comes from the coding sequence ATGAAAAGCTACCACATCATCCTTCTAACCTTGTTATGGACAGGAGCGTATGCCCAGGAAAAAGGGAAACCTACCTTTTCTGTTTCGGGGAAAATATTAAATGCGGCAAATGTACAGTTGTACTTGGCGGAGGAAAAGACGGTACCGGGCCTGATGTACAAAGACAGCACATTTACAGACGGGGCCGGTCATTTTTCTTTCTCAGGAACTCTGGTGGAGCCCAGGTTATTTAACCTTCGGATTAAGGGAAAGAACCGCGCGGCAGAAATCGTTAAGCTCTTTGTGGGCCCTAACGTTACGATGGCACTAAGCGGAAACGCAGACAGTCTTTGGCGCGCAAAAATAAACGGTTCGCGGGAGCAGGAATTGTTTGAAAGTTTTGCATCGCTTTACAACAAGGAATTAAGCGACTTTACCTCAAAAGCCTATAAGCCTTATTTTGCAGCCAAAGAAAGAAAAGATAGTGTGGCGATGTTGCGGGAAGGCGGCATTGCCGATCGAAAGGTTGTAGATAAGTTCTCGGATTTGGTGGTTGCGTTTGTAAGGGAGCACCCATCAAATGCAATGTCTTTAGAACTTATTGAAATGGTGCTGAAGTACAACCGTATCGCCACCGCAGATAGTTTGATGCGTATGGTAGAAAAAACACCAGCAGGTGGATATGCTATGGGAAAGAAGATCCGGGAAAATTTGAATGTTTTACTTCGTCTTAAGACAGGGTCGATGGCCCCGGACTTTTCACAGCCGGATGCAAGTGGTCAATCTGTAAACTTGATGAGTCTTCGCGGAAAATATGTGCTTGTGGATTTTTGGGCCAGTTGGTGCGCCCCATGCAGGGCAGAAAACCCACATCTGTTAAAAGCGTATAATAAGTACAAAGACGATAATTTTACGGTACTTTCCGTTTCACTGGATAAAGATAAGAGGTTATGGTTAAAGGCAGTTAAAGAAGATCAACTGCCCTGGATACAGCTCAGTGACCTTAAGGGATTTGATAATTCGGCAGGAAAGCTATATGGAATAACTTCGGTACCTTCCAGTTTTTTAATTGATCCATCCGGGAGGATAATTGCTTTAAATCTTCGTGGAAAAGCTTTAGAAGAGGCATTAGAACAGGAATTTAATAAAAAGAGAAAATAG